One part of the Thermodesulfovibrio sp. 3462-1 genome encodes these proteins:
- a CDS encoding RluA family pseudouridine synthase has product MSLILKIDNTQEGKRLDVFLSEKLNLSRAKAQGMIENKYVKVNNFFKSKSYKLKLNDLVEIFDGFSSESEENKLLIPQNIPIEIIYKDEHLVVLSKPANMVVYPCAGHRDGSLLNALAYHVKKLATAGAPLRPGVVHRLDKDTSGVIVIAIDNNAYYGLVEAFKKRQVNKEYIALVYGELKGSGRITLPIGRAIYDRKKMSTRAKKSKEAITEWEVIKNFKNYTLVKVKIITGRTHQIRVHFSAIGHPVIGDRTYGKKTYIELGKQKIPVLRQMLHAWRIEFNHPVTGQHLKFESSLPEDMEKIIEILTLSVKPPKVFNKGLKN; this is encoded by the coding sequence ATGAGCCTTATTTTAAAAATTGACAATACCCAGGAAGGCAAAAGACTTGATGTTTTCCTCTCTGAAAAATTGAATCTCAGCAGAGCAAAAGCACAGGGAATGATTGAAAATAAATATGTTAAGGTTAATAATTTTTTTAAATCAAAAAGTTATAAACTAAAACTTAATGATTTAGTTGAAATTTTTGACGGATTTTCATCTGAGAGTGAAGAAAATAAATTATTAATTCCGCAAAATATTCCAATTGAAATAATTTACAAAGATGAACACTTAGTTGTGCTCTCAAAACCTGCGAATATGGTAGTTTATCCCTGTGCGGGTCACAGAGATGGAAGTCTTTTGAATGCTTTAGCCTATCATGTAAAAAAACTTGCCACTGCTGGAGCTCCTCTAAGACCAGGAGTAGTTCACAGGCTTGATAAAGACACCTCAGGGGTAATTGTAATTGCTATTGATAATAACGCGTATTATGGATTGGTAGAAGCCTTTAAAAAAAGGCAGGTCAATAAAGAATATATTGCTCTTGTTTATGGAGAATTAAAAGGTAGTGGTAGAATTACACTGCCAATTGGAAGAGCAATTTATGACAGAAAAAAGATGTCCACAAGAGCAAAAAAATCAAAAGAGGCAATAACTGAATGGGAAGTAATCAAGAATTTTAAAAATTACACTCTTGTAAAGGTAAAGATTATTACTGGAAGAACCCATCAAATAAGAGTTCATTTTTCAGCAATTGGGCATCCAGTAATAGGCGACAGAACCTATGGAAAAAAAACATATATAGAACTTGGCAAACAAAAAATTCCTGTTTTACGGCAGATGCTTCATGCATGGAGGATTGAATTTAATCATCCAGTCACAGGACAACATCTTAAATTTGAATCATCTTTACCAGAAGACATGGAAAAAATCATAGAAATTCTGACTTTATCAGTTAAACCTCCTAAGGTTTTTAACAAAGGTTTAAAAAACTAA
- a CDS encoding DUF3108 domain-containing protein: MKLRWIIVAILISILAHMSIMIALGKIQLSLPSFNFIETYIFQSKKENPKPKIVETPEEAKSSENQVLENQVSEKQEISENNKSETTENKQEEPTSNFTQNSDKPQSLPVQQNPFTKFINETMKFDIYWMGIYVGSAVVSVKGDENTITITSQVKSAGFISNFYYVNDHAESTIQKGLPKHFTLVQIEGKHRGNKETIFDYENKEIVFINHLKNNTFYHKGINKVFMDVLSGFFYLRAMPINLNEPVTVDIFDSNKFATVVVQPIKEEKIEISNKQIDTIVIKPQLDTEGLFKRKGDIIIWLSKDASKIPLKIETKVPVGKVVAELKEYRKD, from the coding sequence ATGAAACTGAGATGGATTATAGTAGCAATTTTAATTTCCATATTAGCTCATATGAGTATAATGATAGCGCTTGGTAAAATACAGCTGAGTTTGCCTTCTTTTAATTTTATAGAGACCTATATTTTTCAAAGTAAAAAAGAAAATCCGAAACCAAAAATTGTGGAAACTCCTGAGGAGGCAAAAAGCTCAGAAAATCAGGTATTAGAAAATCAAGTATCCGAAAAGCAAGAAATTTCTGAAAATAACAAATCCGAAACTACAGAAAACAAGCAAGAAGAACCTACTTCTAATTTTACTCAAAATTCTGACAAACCTCAGAGTTTACCAGTTCAGCAAAATCCTTTTACAAAATTTATCAATGAAACCATGAAGTTTGACATATATTGGATGGGCATTTATGTTGGTTCTGCAGTAGTTTCTGTAAAAGGTGATGAAAATACAATTACTATAACTTCTCAGGTCAAATCTGCAGGATTTATTTCAAATTTTTATTATGTCAATGACCATGCAGAAAGTACAATACAAAAAGGTTTACCAAAGCATTTTACGTTAGTTCAAATCGAAGGAAAACACAGAGGTAACAAAGAAACGATCTTTGATTATGAAAATAAAGAAATTGTTTTTATCAATCATTTAAAAAACAATACATTTTATCATAAAGGTATAAATAAAGTATTTATGGATGTTCTTTCAGGATTTTTCTATCTCAGAGCCATGCCAATCAACTTAAATGAGCCTGTTACAGTAGATATCTTTGACAGTAACAAATTTGCCACAGTTGTAGTTCAACCGATTAAAGAAGAAAAAATAGAAATCTCAAATAAACAGATTGACACGATTGTTATCAAGCCTCAACTTGACACTGAAGGACTTTTTAAAAGAAAAGGAGATATTATTATCTGGTTGAGTAAAGATGCGAGTAAAATTCCACTGAAAATTGAAACAAAAGTTCCTGTAGGAAAAGTGGTAGCAGAGTTAAAGGAATACAGAAAAGATTAA
- a CDS encoding NAD(P)-binding domain-containing protein translates to MKTLVSIIGAGPAGLATAVELKAKGIEDLIIFEKGGDICSTIRKLYPPQKRVDKVFKGLQLQAQGICDFQTETKEAFLERMRKYVKDYEIKIKFNTRIDGLEKLNDFYAIKHENLIVAKSYIVILAIGVFDTPRKPSYPIPEEVKDKVFFRLPKEFPQNEKILIVGGGNSAVETACALSDSCEVFLSYRREKLFRVNEENLKELEKRQNKIRLILGSDIEKLEPANQQVKVVFKDGSEAIFSKIFYCLGGSAPKDFLQKIGIELVNGKPKIDEFGESNLQRVFLVGDIATERGSIMFAFNSAYKVVKRIIEKYSIKEDCGGTHSTINSFS, encoded by the coding sequence ATGAAAACACTTGTAAGTATAATAGGAGCTGGTCCAGCAGGACTGGCAACAGCTGTAGAACTAAAGGCAAAAGGAATTGAAGACTTAATTATTTTTGAAAAAGGCGGAGATATATGTTCAACAATAAGAAAGCTTTATCCTCCACAGAAAAGAGTGGATAAAGTTTTCAAAGGATTACAACTTCAGGCTCAGGGGATATGTGATTTTCAGACGGAGACAAAAGAAGCTTTTCTTGAGAGAATGCGTAAATATGTAAAAGATTATGAAATTAAAATTAAATTTAATACAAGAATTGACGGATTAGAAAAACTCAATGATTTTTATGCAATAAAACATGAAAACTTAATAGTGGCTAAGAGTTACATAGTAATATTAGCTATAGGAGTATTTGATACTCCTCGAAAGCCTTCTTATCCCATTCCTGAAGAAGTAAAAGATAAAGTATTTTTCAGACTTCCAAAAGAGTTTCCTCAAAATGAAAAAATACTCATTGTAGGAGGAGGGAACTCAGCAGTAGAGACTGCTTGTGCTCTTTCTGACAGTTGTGAAGTCTTTCTTTCTTACAGAAGAGAAAAACTTTTTCGGGTCAATGAAGAAAATCTTAAAGAGCTTGAAAAACGACAGAACAAAATTCGTCTTATCCTGGGAAGCGACATTGAGAAACTGGAGCCTGCAAATCAACAAGTTAAAGTAGTATTTAAAGATGGCTCTGAAGCGATTTTTTCAAAAATTTTTTATTGCCTTGGTGGTAGTGCACCAAAAGATTTTCTTCAAAAAATAGGGATAGAACTCGTTAATGGAAAACCTAAAATTGACGAATTTGGAGAAAGCAATCTCCAAAGAGTCTTTTTAGTTGGTGATATAGCCACGGAGCGTGGAAGTATTATGTTCGCTTTTAATTCAGCTTATAAAGTAGTTAAAAGAATTATAGAAAAATACTCAATTAAGGAGGACTGCGGTGGTACTCATAGCACCATCAATTCTTTCAGCTGA
- the rpe gene encoding ribulose-phosphate 3-epimerase, translated as MVLIAPSILSADFGRLDEEIKLAEEAGVDMIHIDVMDGHFVPNITIGPLVVEAARKATNLPLDVHLMITNPEKYISDFVKAGAQYLTVHVEACVHLHRTVWQIKEQGIKAGVSLNPATSLTTVEEILQDIDLLLIMSVNPGFGGQNFIPFCIDKIKKAKSMILNKFSNALVEVDGGVKLENAREITEAGADILVMGSAFFGEKNYKEFMEKLKKTLSI; from the coding sequence GTGGTACTCATAGCACCATCAATTCTTTCAGCTGATTTTGGAAGATTGGATGAAGAGATTAAGCTTGCCGAGGAGGCTGGCGTAGATATGATTCATATTGATGTAATGGATGGTCATTTTGTTCCGAATATTACGATTGGTCCTTTAGTAGTGGAAGCTGCAAGAAAGGCAACAAATCTTCCTCTGGATGTTCATCTAATGATTACAAATCCTGAAAAATATATATCAGACTTTGTAAAAGCTGGTGCTCAGTATCTTACAGTTCATGTTGAGGCTTGTGTGCATCTGCACAGAACAGTCTGGCAAATAAAAGAACAAGGCATAAAAGCAGGAGTTTCACTAAATCCTGCAACATCTTTAACTACAGTAGAGGAGATACTTCAAGATATTGATTTACTATTAATAATGTCAGTTAATCCAGGATTTGGAGGACAAAATTTTATACCTTTTTGCATAGATAAAATAAAGAAAGCTAAATCAATGATTCTAAACAAATTTTCCAATGCATTAGTTGAAGTAGACGGTGGAGTAAAGCTTGAAAATGCCCGTGAAATTACTGAAGCAGGAGCTGACATCCTTGTAATGGGTTCAGCTTTTTTTGGTGAAAAAAATTATAAAGAATTTATGGAAAAACTCAAAAAAACACTATCAATTTAA
- the uvrA gene encoding excinuclease ABC subunit UvrA gives MQQNIVIRGARQHNLKNIDLIIPRNKIIVITGPSGSGKSSLAMDTIFAEAHRRYLQSLPIELRTIFDQFQKPDVDFIEGLSPAVSVEQKTISKSPRSTVGTITEIYDYLRLLYAKIGIPYCPKCGRELISQDINKMTSSILALPEGTKIQVLAPVVIEKKGQHKEILDRAKAEGFIRARIDGQLMELTQEISLKKHVRHTIELVVDRIIVKEKYKNQIKRALELAMKYNQTVVVNIVDENRDIIFSSTLACPACGISLPEIDPRLFSFNSKYGACPRCKGLGYENIEDEEEIDVLTLIPCKLCEGTRLRQEALAVKINKKSIAELSAVSIDELKNFLSNLEFSSYESSIAERILKEIFIKLEFLQKIGVGYLSLNRPSFSLSGGEAQRIRLATQLGSHLSGVLYVLDEPSIGLHPRDCSKLIESMRELSLRGNTLIVVEHDESTIMNADLVVELGPGGGRDGGYLTEILSPEKLIKSKNSITAQYLSGSNKIAVPKQRRKANEFIKIIGAEAYNLKNINVNIPIGVFVCVTGVAGSGKSTLIFEILYKALAKKLYNASVYPGKHKTIEGIEQIDKVVCIDQSPIGRTSRSTPATYTQVMNEIRELFAMLPDARLRGYTKSRFSFNLSGGRCEACQGDGVKKIKMHLLPDVYVVCDSCKGKRYNEETLQIKYRGKSISDVLEMTVTEALEFFSAVPKLKQKLQIMHDIGLGYITLGQAATTLSGGEAQRVKLAKELSKKPTGKTLYILDEPTTGLHMVDIERLLNILQRLVDNGNTVIVIEHDLEIIKCADYIIDLGPEGGALGGYLVAEGTPEEVAMNPASYTGKFLKEKLGL, from the coding sequence ATGCAGCAAAATATAGTAATAAGAGGAGCGAGACAGCACAATCTTAAAAACATTGACTTAATAATTCCAAGAAATAAGATAATTGTTATTACAGGACCTTCTGGCTCAGGAAAATCATCACTTGCCATGGATACAATTTTTGCTGAAGCTCACAGAAGATATCTTCAAAGCCTTCCAATAGAATTACGAACAATCTTTGATCAGTTTCAAAAACCTGATGTTGATTTTATTGAAGGACTTTCTCCAGCAGTATCTGTTGAGCAAAAAACAATATCAAAAAGTCCTCGTTCAACAGTAGGAACAATTACTGAGATTTATGACTATTTAAGACTTCTTTATGCAAAAATCGGAATTCCTTACTGTCCAAAATGTGGAAGGGAATTAATCTCTCAGGATATAAATAAAATGACTTCTTCAATACTTGCTTTACCTGAAGGAACAAAAATCCAGGTTTTAGCTCCGGTGGTTATTGAGAAAAAAGGACAACACAAAGAAATCCTTGATAGAGCAAAAGCTGAAGGCTTTATAAGAGCAAGAATTGATGGACAGCTCATGGAGCTTACGCAGGAGATTTCATTAAAAAAACATGTAAGACACACAATTGAACTTGTTGTTGACAGAATCATTGTTAAAGAAAAATACAAAAATCAAATAAAAAGAGCATTGGAACTGGCAATGAAATATAATCAAACAGTTGTAGTAAATATTGTTGATGAAAACAGAGATATTATATTTAGTAGCACTCTTGCCTGTCCAGCCTGTGGAATAAGTCTACCGGAAATTGATCCAAGACTTTTTTCTTTTAACAGTAAATACGGTGCATGTCCAAGATGTAAAGGTCTTGGATATGAAAACATAGAAGATGAAGAAGAAATAGATGTTTTAACCTTAATCCCTTGCAAACTTTGTGAAGGAACAAGACTTAGACAGGAAGCTTTAGCAGTAAAAATAAATAAAAAAAGCATAGCAGAATTATCAGCGGTTTCGATTGATGAATTAAAAAATTTTTTATCTAATTTAGAATTTTCTTCTTATGAATCTTCAATTGCTGAAAGAATACTTAAAGAAATTTTTATTAAACTTGAATTTCTCCAAAAAATTGGCGTTGGGTATTTAAGCCTGAATCGTCCTTCTTTTAGCCTTTCAGGTGGAGAAGCTCAAAGAATAAGGCTTGCAACTCAGCTTGGTTCTCATTTGAGCGGTGTTCTTTATGTTCTTGATGAACCAAGCATAGGGCTTCATCCAAGAGACTGCTCGAAACTTATTGAATCTATGAGAGAACTTTCTTTGAGAGGAAATACCCTTATTGTTGTGGAACATGATGAAAGCACAATAATGAATGCTGATTTGGTAGTAGAGCTTGGTCCTGGTGGTGGTAGGGATGGTGGTTATCTTACAGAGATATTATCTCCAGAAAAACTTATAAAAAGTAAAAATTCAATCACTGCTCAGTATCTAAGCGGTTCAAATAAAATTGCAGTTCCAAAACAAAGAAGAAAAGCGAATGAATTTATAAAAATCATTGGAGCAGAAGCTTATAATCTTAAAAATATTAATGTTAACATTCCTATTGGAGTCTTCGTTTGCGTTACAGGGGTTGCTGGTTCAGGCAAAAGCACATTGATATTTGAGATTTTATATAAAGCTCTGGCAAAAAAACTTTACAATGCCTCTGTTTATCCTGGCAAACATAAAACAATTGAAGGCATAGAACAGATAGACAAAGTTGTCTGCATTGATCAGTCTCCTATTGGAAGAACTTCTCGTTCCACACCAGCTACATACACTCAGGTTATGAATGAAATAAGAGAACTCTTTGCAATGTTACCTGATGCAAGACTTCGGGGATATACAAAATCAAGATTTAGCTTTAATCTTTCAGGAGGTAGATGTGAAGCCTGTCAGGGAGATGGAGTAAAAAAAATAAAAATGCATTTACTTCCAGATGTTTATGTTGTTTGTGACAGTTGTAAAGGTAAAAGATACAATGAAGAAACACTTCAAATTAAATACAGAGGGAAAAGTATTAGTGATGTTCTTGAGATGACAGTAACTGAAGCTCTTGAGTTCTTTTCTGCTGTGCCAAAACTTAAACAAAAGCTTCAAATAATGCATGATATAGGTCTTGGTTATATAACACTTGGACAGGCTGCAACAACACTTTCAGGTGGAGAAGCTCAAAGAGTTAAACTCGCTAAAGAACTTAGTAAAAAACCCACAGGAAAAACTCTCTACATACTTGATGAGCCTACAACAGGACTTCACATGGTTGATATAGAAAGACTACTTAACATACTTCAAAGACTTGTTGACAATGGAAATACTGTTATTGTTATAGAGCATGACCTGGAGATTATAAAATGTGCTGACTACATAATAGACCTCGGACCTGAAGGTGGAGCTCTTGGAGGATATCTTGTAGCAGAAGGAACACCTGAAGAGGTTGCTATGAATCCTGCCTCATATACTGGAAAATTTTTAAAAGAAAAATTAGGCTTATGA
- a CDS encoding translocation/assembly module TamB domain-containing protein: MKKKILILAIVLIFLIFVFIGKIDISSIVIKPIINELRDIVGMEVSIDKAYFHLIPLYIELKNVVVFNSENDFLKLKRVKLYIGLTHIFNKEIDIRRTVLYSANFSMKHSSLNKAIQSISNYLKKPVKFPVKLKFNSFEIENLNGAVHDSDLKLYLEELYGRVFLRAEPKISILSHTKLFSSHYPNIETRLKASLRITQKKIILEELKLFDINSLLKSSGQINYTNFLGEFIVSGKLFFKSLMKIFGLKDGYGEIDINGKVSFIEGQKWQDKIKLNLQFKASFLLEELMKILKVSETLTGLTEAQGEVKGSISDPQINAKVSLKKGDILGVKVEKIESQAVYKDGILEFEKGKVKLYGGSAHAHVWITLPKVVKHYVFVEVNNISSNGVFDLIHWNPGIAEGTVKGWLISEGEKFSPKASFVYLKTGNKPDDLRGKIEWIKGNFDSIDGIYRFSFLEISLPNSTAKVNGYIDTNNKNLDFDFIGSSRDLQELLIPYQKGIYGNLNFKGKLYGTTENPEIAIDFSSEKVSICTKQIDKSLPEQIVVFDNIKGNIVYKKNLLLINEISGNEVLLKGKILFPYAKNLFEIKNPVYDLVFSVTKLPLKNIYIKALNKEINTSLDIKGFIKDSGNITANVVFSPLFLGKNKIFDKIAGLISLKESCIYIKNLNAYNEGDVLNASGYLKFNGEVNITTTSKAFDITEISLDYAKKIGMKYIEKINLNNFNFQILGSIKNPLINANTIIAIKLKNSKKINGMLNLNYQQNYLTVKSNFMNNILFTFEGFPNKKQWNIAGDFVSARVDPFISAFFNKLPEDLVILIDGRVKCSIIDKNFDAQIDLKRIFTRLYGIGLNNKNPLNVRIEKGNVYFNPLTLIGQSTELTIKGKIVDYFDILIEGSSDLRPFKALFKVDDIRGKASMQVYIYESRKNPEIAGGVDVSNASITLKKDIPSLSNINATLSFNEDRVIIEKAYGTFSEGSIEMEGTVYLEKFGIKQLALSGKFSSVRWIFAPRCWAYLDGKVYLTGAYSQPLLSGQINIQKGVYTERFDWTRLALKSSSPKPTVAKDSWFNNLKFNLRAQTNNFFINNNLATVNLNSDLLLKGSLQEPSLIGWINAKEGWIYFRGSKFEIMRALIQFNDPNSIRPYLNISARTNVSQYNINLNLNGYIDQFNLILSSNPPLSEPELLNLLVLGQNGGGKGIPGASEATSFITGQMQELIEERVRGLTGLDIMKVETGISKTTGSIAPRITVGKKLMDGRLIVTYSTQAGATAEQIIKIEYLVKKGVSLVGTKDEIGGISGAIKFRFEFR; encoded by the coding sequence TTGAAAAAAAAGATTTTAATTTTAGCTATTGTTTTAATTTTTCTGATATTTGTCTTTATTGGCAAAATTGATATTTCTTCAATTGTTATAAAACCAATTATCAATGAGCTTAGAGATATAGTTGGGATGGAAGTATCAATTGATAAAGCTTATTTCCACCTGATACCCCTTTATATTGAGCTTAAAAATGTTGTTGTATTTAATTCAGAAAATGATTTTTTAAAGCTTAAGAGAGTAAAGCTTTACATAGGATTAACACATATTTTTAATAAAGAAATAGATATAAGGAGAACTGTGCTATATTCAGCCAATTTCTCAATGAAACACTCAAGTCTTAACAAAGCCATACAAAGCATTTCAAATTACCTAAAAAAACCAGTAAAATTTCCAGTAAAACTGAAATTTAATTCTTTTGAAATAGAAAATCTTAATGGCGCAGTTCATGACAGTGATTTAAAGCTATATCTGGAAGAACTCTATGGAAGAGTTTTTCTGCGAGCAGAACCTAAAATTTCCATACTTTCTCATACAAAACTTTTTTCATCTCATTATCCAAATATTGAAACAAGGTTAAAAGCTTCTTTGAGAATTACGCAAAAGAAAATAATTTTAGAGGAACTTAAACTCTTTGATATAAATTCTCTTTTAAAAAGCTCAGGGCAGATAAACTATACCAATTTCTTAGGAGAATTTATCGTTTCTGGAAAGCTATTTTTTAAATCTCTTATGAAAATTTTTGGACTGAAAGATGGTTACGGTGAAATTGACATTAATGGTAAGGTAAGTTTTATTGAAGGTCAAAAATGGCAGGATAAGATTAAACTTAATTTGCAATTTAAGGCTTCTTTCCTTCTTGAAGAGTTAATGAAGATTCTGAAAGTCTCTGAAACACTAACAGGACTTACAGAAGCTCAGGGAGAAGTTAAAGGCTCTATTTCAGACCCTCAAATTAATGCCAAAGTAAGTTTAAAAAAAGGAGATATTCTTGGAGTTAAAGTAGAAAAAATAGAATCTCAAGCTGTATATAAAGATGGAATTTTAGAGTTCGAAAAAGGGAAAGTAAAACTTTACGGTGGTTCTGCTCATGCTCATGTGTGGATAACTCTTCCAAAAGTGGTAAAACATTATGTTTTTGTTGAAGTAAATAACATATCGAGCAATGGAGTTTTTGACCTTATTCACTGGAATCCGGGAATTGCAGAGGGAACGGTAAAAGGCTGGTTAATTTCAGAAGGAGAGAAGTTTTCTCCTAAAGCTTCATTTGTTTACTTAAAAACAGGAAATAAACCTGATGATTTAAGAGGAAAAATTGAATGGATAAAAGGAAATTTTGACTCTATAGATGGAATTTACAGATTTTCTTTCTTAGAGATTTCTTTACCTAACAGCACCGCAAAGGTAAATGGCTATATAGATACTAATAATAAAAATCTTGATTTTGATTTTATCGGCAGCAGTAGAGATCTTCAAGAACTTTTAATTCCTTATCAAAAAGGGATTTATGGAAACTTGAATTTTAAAGGAAAACTCTATGGAACTACCGAAAATCCTGAAATAGCCATTGATTTTTCTTCAGAAAAAGTAAGCATTTGTACAAAACAGATAGATAAATCTCTTCCAGAACAAATAGTTGTATTTGATAATATCAAAGGAAACATAGTCTACAAAAAAAATCTCTTATTAATTAATGAAATTTCAGGAAACGAAGTTTTATTAAAAGGAAAAATTTTATTCCCTTATGCAAAAAATCTTTTTGAAATAAAAAATCCTGTATACGATCTTGTCTTTTCAGTAACAAAATTGCCATTAAAAAATATCTATATAAAAGCCTTAAACAAAGAGATCAACACTTCTCTGGATATAAAAGGTTTTATAAAAGACAGCGGTAATATTACAGCTAATGTAGTTTTTAGCCCTTTATTTTTAGGAAAAAATAAAATTTTTGACAAAATAGCAGGATTAATTTCATTGAAAGAGAGTTGTATTTATATAAAAAATTTAAATGCTTATAATGAAGGAGATGTATTAAATGCATCAGGCTATTTGAAATTTAACGGAGAAGTTAATATTACAACAACTTCAAAGGCTTTTGATATAACTGAGATTTCTCTTGATTATGCAAAAAAAATCGGCATGAAATATATAGAAAAAATTAATTTGAACAACTTTAATTTTCAAATTCTTGGCTCAATAAAAAATCCATTAATTAATGCAAACACAATTATTGCAATAAAACTGAAAAATAGCAAAAAAATTAACGGTATGTTAAACCTTAATTATCAACAAAACTATCTTACAGTAAAATCTAATTTTATGAACAATATTTTATTTACCTTTGAAGGCTTTCCGAATAAAAAACAGTGGAACATAGCAGGAGATTTTGTTTCAGCAAGAGTTGATCCTTTCATATCAGCTTTTTTCAATAAATTACCAGAAGACTTGGTAATTTTAATCGATGGAAGGGTTAAATGTTCTATAATAGATAAAAATTTTGATGCACAAATCGATTTAAAACGCATATTTACAAGACTTTATGGAATAGGACTGAATAATAAGAATCCTTTAAATGTCAGAATTGAGAAAGGAAATGTATATTTTAATCCACTTACTCTTATCGGTCAATCTACAGAGCTGACAATCAAAGGCAAAATAGTGGACTACTTTGATATTCTAATTGAAGGTTCTTCTGATTTAAGACCATTTAAAGCTTTATTTAAAGTTGATGACATAAGAGGAAAAGCATCAATGCAGGTTTACATTTACGAAAGCAGAAAAAATCCTGAAATAGCTGGAGGAGTTGATGTAAGCAATGCATCAATTACTTTAAAAAAAGATATTCCTTCATTATCCAATATAAATGCTACTTTATCATTTAATGAAGACAGAGTGATTATAGAAAAAGCTTATGGTACATTTTCTGAAGGCAGTATTGAGATGGAAGGAACTGTATATCTTGAAAAATTTGGAATAAAACAACTTGCACTTTCTGGAAAATTTTCATCAGTCAGATGGATATTTGCGCCAAGATGCTGGGCATATCTTGATGGAAAGGTCTACCTTACAGGAGCATATTCTCAGCCTTTGCTTTCAGGCCAAATTAACATTCAAAAAGGAGTATATACTGAAAGATTTGATTGGACTCGTCTGGCTCTTAAATCAAGTTCTCCAAAACCTACTGTAGCAAAAGACAGCTGGTTTAATAATTTGAAATTTAATTTACGAGCCCAGACCAATAACTTCTTTATCAATAATAATCTTGCTACAGTGAATTTAAATAGCGATCTTCTTTTAAAAGGTTCTTTACAGGAACCATCATTAATAGGATGGATAAATGCAAAAGAAGGATGGATTTATTTTAGAGGTAGCAAATTTGAAATTATGAGAGCACTTATTCAATTCAACGATCCTAATTCAATAAGGCCTTATTTAAATATTTCAGCAAGAACAAATGTTTCTCAATACAATATAAATCTTAATTTAAATGGATATATTGACCAGTTTAACCTCATACTGAGTTCAAATCCTCCTCTTTCAGAGCCAGAATTACTTAATCTGTTAGTATTGGGACAAAATGGAGGAGGGAAGGGGATTCCAGGAGCATCAGAAGCTACTTCATTCATTACAGGACAGATGCAAGAACTGATTGAAGAAAGAGTTAGAGGGCTTACAGGCCTTGATATAATGAAAGTTGAAACAGGAATATCAAAAACAACAGGTTCTATTGCTCCAAGAATTACAGTGGGAAAGAAATTAATGGATGGAAGACTTATTGTTACTTATTCCACTCAAGCTGGAGCAACTGCGGAACAAATAATAAAAATTGAATATTTAGTTAAAAAGGGTGTCTCTCTTGTTGGAACAAAAGATGAAATTGGAGGGATTTCAGGTGCGATCAAGTTTCGTTTTGAGTTTCGTTAG